One window from the genome of Rhinolophus ferrumequinum isolate MPI-CBG mRhiFer1 chromosome 10, mRhiFer1_v1.p, whole genome shotgun sequence encodes:
- the AKAP3 gene encoding A-kinase anchor protein 3, whose amino-acid sequence MSERVDWLQSQNGVCKVDIYSPGDTQPQDWKMEASTDPVRVLSWLRKDLERSTAGFQDVRFKPGESSFGGEMTDTGDPCKGFFVDYYNTTNKDSPGRLHFEITHRENPLQGPRAQLGNKSSVDEISFYANRLTNLVIAMARKEINEKINGSENKCIHQSLYIGDEPNKSLSKVASELVNKTVSACSKATTSDKIPGSGDRALGLFQSPPNLRYKTTLKIKENSKESNGPADKPASKKSFFYKEEFESHNAVDAKEGGRSFPGERKMFRGQERPDDFTASVSQGIMTYANSVVSDMMVSIMNTLRIQVKDTTIATILLKKVLIKHAKDVVSDLIDSFMKNLHNVTGSLMTDTDFVSAVKRSLFCHGSQKAADIMDAMLNKLYTVMFAKKPPEYIRKTKDKSESYSLLSMKGMGNPKNQNVNFATMKSEGKLREKVYCPPCKPEKTCAETLGEHIIKEGLSLWHKTQNKEGKSPDFQHAAFADSNKQYNPAPDIPLGFPLDTCKFNPPMPHPENPENFMCDSWAKDLIVSALLLIQYHLAQGGSMDAQSFLEAASDTNFPAKKFPVVPDETNVKSPHMGDNQEEEEKKDLKGIFFNFIRNLLSETIFKRDRSSECKVPEPPVKEEDGHLYERPVTPTPNKLSDGDEAGGAFAGLTKMVANQLDGHMNKEMIEHLTDSVMKLCLIIAKSCDSPLTELGDDKSGEATRTTSTFPEGLYECLAVKGTGTAEALLQSAYQAVHDELRGVSEQLPEECTSPPVIVSNHNLSGVVQDKQLQAVLQWVAASELNVPILYFAGDDEGIQEKLLQLSAAAVDKGRSVGEVLQSVLRYEKERQLDEAVGNVTRLQLLDWLMVNL is encoded by the coding sequence GAAGCCTCAACTGATCCTGTCAGAGTGCTCAGCTGGCTCCGCAAAGACCTGGAAAGAAGTACAGCAGGGTTCCAAGATGTTAGGTTTAAGCCCGGAGAATCATCATTTGGTGGGGAAATGACCGACACAGGAGATCCATGCAAGGGTTTCTTTGTGGACTATTACAATACCACCAACAAGGACAGTCCAGGGAGATTGCATTTTGAGATAACTCACAGAGAGAACCCTCTCCAGGGCCCCAGGGCCCAACTTGGCAATAAGAGTTCAGTAGATGAAATTTCCTTCTATGCTAACCGCCTCACAAATCTAGTCATAGCCATGGCCCGCAAAGAGATCAACGAGAAGATCAATGGCTCTGAAAACAAATGTATCCATCAGTCATTGTACATAGGAGATGAACCCAACAAAAGCCTGAGTAAAGTGGCATCAGAGCTGGTGAACAAGACTGTCTCTGCATGTTCCAAAGCCACTACCTCGGATAAGATTCCTGGCTCTGGTGACAGAGCCTTGGGATTGTTCCAGAGTCCCCCAAATTTGAGATACAAGACTACTTTGAAGATCAAGGAGAACAGTAAAGAGAGCAACGGTCCAGCTGACAAGCCTGCTTCTAAGAAATCTTTCTTCTATAAGGAAGAGTTTGAATCTCATAATGCAGTTGATGCCAAAGAGGGTGGAAGGTCCTTCCCTGGGGAGAGAAAGATGTTCAGAGGGCAAGAAAGGCCTGATGACTTTACAGCTTCTGTTAGTCAAGGAATCATGACCTATGCCAACAGTGTGGTATCTGATATGATGGTCTCCATCATGAACACACTAAGGATCCAAGTGAAGGATACAACCATTGCCACCATCCTGCTGAAGAAGGTACTGATCAAGCATGCGAAAGACGTGGTCTCAGATCTCATTGACTCCTTCATGAAGAACCTTCACAATGTCACAGGGAGCCTCATGACTGATACAGACTTTGTCTCGGCTGTGAAAAGAAGTTTATTCTGTCATGGAAGCCAGAAGGCCGCAGATATCATGGATGCCATGCTGAATAAGCTATACACTGTGATGTTTGCCAAGAAACCTCCTGAGTATATCAGGAAAACCAAGGACAAGTCTGAAAGTTATTCCCTTTTGTCCATGAAAGGAATGGGTAACCCTAAAAACCAAAATGTAAACTTTGCAACGATGAAATCTGAAGGTAAATTGAGGGAAAAAGTGTACTGTCCTCCGTGCAAACCAGAGAAGACTTGTGCCGAAACTTTGGGTGAACACATTATCAAAGAGGGACTGAGCTTGTGGCATAAAACtcagaataaagaaggaaaatctcCAGATTTCCAGCATGCAGCATTTGCAGATTCCAACAAACAATATAATCCTGCACCAGACATTCCCCTGGGATTTCCTTTGGATACTTGCAAATTCAACCCCCCTATGCCTCACCCAGAGAATCCTGAGAATTTTATGTGTGATTCCTGGGCCAAGGACCTGATTGTATCTGCCTTACTTTTGATTCAGTACCACCTGGCCCAGGGAGGAAGCATGGATGCACAGAGCTTCCTTGAAGCTGCAAGCGACACCAACTTTCCTGCCAAAAAGTTCCCTGTAGTTCCTGATGAGACCAACGTTAAGTCTCCTCATATGGGAGATaaccaagaagaagaagaaaagaaggatcTAAAGGGCATTTTCTTCAACTTTATCCGGAATTTACTTAGTGAGACCATTTTCAAGCGTGACCGTAGCTCTGAATGCAAGGTGCCAGAACCGCCAGTTAAGGAAGAAGACGGCCACCTGTATGAAAGACCtgtaacccccacccccaacaagcTAAGTGATGGCGATGAGGCTGGTGGTGCCTTTGCTGGGCTGACCAAGATGGTTGCCAACCAGTTAGACGGCCACATGAATAAGGAGATGATAGAACATCTGACGGACTCAGTGATGAAGTTGTGTCTCATTATTGCCAAGTCCTGTGACTCTCCCTTGACAGAGCTGGGAGATGATAAGTCTGGGGAGGCCACTAGGACAACTTCCACCTTCCCAGAGGGTTTATATGAGTGTTTAGCAGTTAAGGGGACAGGGACAGCAGAGGCTCTTTTGCAGAGTGCCTATCAAGCTGTCCATGATGAATTGAGAGGTGTATCAGAACAGTTGCCTGAAGAGTGTACATCACCCCCAGTGATTGTCAGCAATCACAACCTAAGTGGTGTGGTTCAGGACAAGCAACTCCAGGCCGTACTTCAATGGGTAGCCGCCTCTGAGCTCAATGTCCCGATTTTGTACTTTGCTGGTGATGATGAAGGAATCCAGGAGAAG